The Mesorhizobium loti DNA segment CAGGCCGTGCGGCCCGTAGTGGACGCAGTCGAGGAACACTTCGGCGCCGGCCGCGTGCGCGATCCCGGCCACCGAAGCGACATCGACGATCGAGCCGATCGAATGCGCCGTCACCGTGCAGGCGACGAGACGGGTGCGGTCGGAGACCAGGGGCTTGAGATCGTCGACATGCAGATTGCCGTCCTCGCGCATGCGCCACCACTTGAACTTGGCGCCGGCGGATTCCAGCGCCAGCCAGGTCGCGATGTTGGCGTCATGGTCCATGTCGGTGATGACGATCTCGTCGCGCTCCTGCAGCATCTGGCCGATGCCGAGGCTGACCAGGCGGATGAACGAGGTGGCGTTCATGCCGAAGCAGATCTCCGCCGGACTATAGGCGTTGATCAGCAGCGCCACGCTTGTCCGGGCGTCGGCGACCGACTGGTCGACGGTGACGCTGCGGCCATAGCGGCCGCCGCGCTGCACATTGTGCGAAACCAGATGGTTGGTCACCGCGTCGAGCACGCTCTGCGGGATCTGCGCACCGGCGGCATTGTCCATGAAGATGAAATCGCCGGCTCGCTGCAGAGCGGGAAACATGGCGCGGATGGTGGCAACCGGGAAGTCGCCGGCGGCGGTCTGGGGATTGCTCAAGGGTGGTCTCCTGCGAAGTGTTTTTTTGCGGCCGGGGTCAGCGCGTTTTTTCGGTCTTGAAGCGGTCTTCAAGCAGGCTGACGAGGCGAACCATCGGCCAGAGGAAAATGAGATAGACGAGTGCGGCGCCGATCAGCGGCGAGGGGTTGGCGTAGAGCGACTGCGCGTTGGTTGCTTCCTTGAGCAGTTCCGGCAGCGCCACGGTCGAGGCGAGCGAGGTGTCCTTGAACATCGAGACGCAGTTGCTGGTCATCGGCGGGATGACCACGCGGATCGCCTGCGGCAGCACCACCTTGCGCAAGGTCAAAAGGAACGGCAGGCCAAGCGCCTGCGATGCCTCGAATTGGCCTTTCGGAATGCTCTCTATGC contains these protein-coding regions:
- a CDS encoding cysteine desulfurase family protein, VC1184subfamily; this translates as MSNPQTAAGDFPVATIRAMFPALQRAGDFIFMDNAAGAQIPQSVLDAVTNHLVSHNVQRGGRYGRSVTVDQSVADARTSVALLINAYSPAEICFGMNATSFIRLVSLGIGQMLQERDEIVITDMDHDANIATWLALESAGAKFKWWRMREDGNLHVDDLKPLVSDRTRLVACTVTAHSIGSIVDVASVAGIAHAAGAEVFLDCVHYGPHGLIDVQAWDCDYLVCSGYKNFSPHMGFLWGRFDTLKRLPTFREDFIPDEPPYKVEAGTFIYENVSGMDAAVQYLELIGRNLAPSNNRSRRENIVAGMGAIRDYELLLAREMLGVLKGCGATIYGVADEARINERVPTFCFNIGKLSPQRIVEEMAEMQIGIRDGHMYAPRLMKRLNLSMDSGAIRASLVHYNTVEEIRRFGEALRAIIAKLS